A genomic window from Streptomyces sp. 846.5 includes:
- a CDS encoding alpha/beta hydrolase has protein sequence MKIRVNFPSQGLLLAGILFVPDSYSGERMPAVVVGHPWRGVKEQTASIYAERLSREGFAALVFDAAYQGESEGAPHGLEDPFQRAEDVRAAVSYLAARGDVDAERIGGLGICASGGYLSFAAQTDRRIKAVATVSAYDTRGAFFDGIGRTQGPEVRAALLEQAGVLRNAEARGEGSFSFHAAFPGKAELAALPERSMYREGYEYYLTPRGSHPLSDNWSMLRADVVAQFDAFAHQDWISPRPLLMIAGTDADTRYFSEEAVARAADPRELFLIEGASHIDLYDRDEYVTPAVAKLVEFYGKSLAV, from the coding sequence ATGAAGATCCGAGTCAACTTCCCAAGCCAGGGTCTGCTACTGGCCGGCATCCTCTTCGTACCGGACAGCTACTCCGGCGAGCGCATGCCGGCCGTGGTCGTCGGCCATCCGTGGCGTGGCGTGAAAGAGCAGACCGCCTCGATCTACGCAGAGCGGCTGTCCCGTGAGGGCTTCGCCGCGCTCGTCTTCGACGCCGCCTACCAAGGGGAGAGCGAAGGCGCCCCGCACGGCTTGGAGGACCCCTTCCAGCGGGCCGAGGACGTCCGCGCCGCGGTCTCCTACCTCGCGGCCCGCGGGGACGTCGACGCTGAGCGGATCGGCGGGCTGGGCATCTGCGCCTCCGGCGGCTACCTGTCGTTCGCCGCGCAGACCGACCGCCGTATCAAGGCTGTGGCCACAGTCAGCGCCTACGACACGCGCGGCGCGTTCTTCGACGGCATCGGCAGGACCCAGGGCCCCGAGGTCCGTGCGGCCCTACTGGAACAGGCAGGCGTCCTGCGCAACGCCGAGGCTCGCGGTGAGGGCTCCTTCTCCTTCCACGCGGCCTTCCCGGGCAAAGCGGAACTGGCCGCGCTCCCGGAGCGGAGCATGTACCGGGAAGGCTACGAGTACTACCTCACGCCGCGCGGCAGCCACCCGCTGTCCGACAACTGGTCGATGCTGCGGGCGGACGTGGTGGCCCAGTTCGACGCCTTCGCGCACCAGGACTGGATCTCACCTCGACCGCTGCTGATGATCGCCGGCACGGACGCCGACACCCGCTACTTCAGCGAGGAGGCCGTCGCCCGGGCCGCCGATCCCCGGGAGCTCTTCCTCATCGAGGGTGCATCGCACATCGACCTGTACGACCGGGACGAGTACGTGACCCCCGCGGTGGCCAAGCTCGTCGAGTTCTACGGCAAGAGCCTGGCCGTGTGA
- a CDS encoding ABC transporter permease: MNTDTTALTNASGAASHYRPSRTLPLRVEARRQLLRRRTFIVFGVMLTLPVIIWAALAVGGTPSGPADSTSLIQAATASGANFTCAVLFMASGFLLSLPVALFFGDTIASEAGWASLRYLLAAPVPRARLLTSKLIVALGFSAVAVLALPLVALGVGTAAYGWGDLHLPLAGSLPAGTVAERLALIAVYLFFCQLSIAGLALWMSTLTDAPLGAVGGAVGLAILSSILDNITALGSLRDFMPTHGMYAWVDVLQPTPNWTGMAKGLSLAVALALVFGALAFRHLRAKDIVS; this comes from the coding sequence ATGAACACCGACACGACCGCACTCACCAACGCCTCCGGCGCCGCGTCCCACTACCGCCCGTCCCGCACGCTGCCCCTGCGCGTCGAGGCGCGCCGCCAACTGCTGCGCCGCCGCACCTTCATCGTCTTCGGCGTGATGCTCACGCTGCCGGTCATCATCTGGGCCGCCCTGGCCGTCGGCGGCACGCCCTCCGGGCCGGCCGACAGCACATCGCTGATCCAGGCGGCCACCGCCTCCGGCGCCAACTTCACCTGCGCTGTCCTCTTCATGGCCAGCGGCTTCCTGCTCAGCCTGCCGGTAGCGCTCTTCTTCGGCGACACCATCGCCTCCGAGGCCGGCTGGGCCTCACTGCGCTACCTCCTCGCGGCACCCGTGCCCAGGGCGCGGCTGCTGACCAGCAAGCTGATCGTCGCGCTCGGTTTCAGCGCCGTCGCAGTGCTCGCCCTCCCGCTGGTCGCCCTCGGCGTGGGCACCGCCGCGTACGGCTGGGGCGATCTGCACCTGCCGCTCGCCGGCTCCCTCCCGGCCGGGACAGTGGCAGAACGGCTGGCGCTGATCGCCGTCTACCTGTTCTTCTGCCAGCTCTCCATCGCGGGCCTCGCCCTGTGGATGTCCACGCTGACCGACGCCCCGCTGGGCGCCGTCGGCGGCGCGGTGGGGCTGGCGATCCTGTCCAGCATCCTCGACAACATCACCGCGCTCGGCTCACTGCGCGACTTCATGCCCACGCACGGGATGTACGCCTGGGTGGACGTTCTCCAGCCCACCCCGAACTGGACCGGCATGGCCAAGGGCCTGTCCCTGGCCGTCGCACTGGCCCTGGTCTTCGGCGCGCTGGCATTCCGCCATCTCCGCGCCAAAGACATCGTGTCCTGA
- a CDS encoding alpha/beta fold hydrolase codes for MPDTPGSTKTVSIDTTYFTGGDSTPRPAVLLAHGFGGRKDDMADQARFLARHGYRVLTWSARGFGRSTGAIGLDAPDREVTDVQQLIDWLGHRPDVLQDGPDDPRVGMAGGSYGGAIALLTAGYDKRVDAIAPQMTWWDLNQALFPDGVFKKLWTAVFFTGDGHGCRFTAELCQVYQHAALTGTTDTASTALLEKSSPASVAGRINVPTLITQGQNDSLFPLAQADQMARAIAGNGAPVAVDWFSGGHDGGDQESDRTRARTLAWFDRYLKHDSSVGTGPAFRVTRTGGVSIEAGQTAQFGASASSYPTDIRTSHRNVTLDGHPQSVANPAGGMPPALSSVPGLGGALSQLSSLAGGSLPISQDLPGQYAAFQSAPLDSALQLTGAPSTRVTIATSSREPAVLFAKLYDVAPDGSSILPHQLVTPVRVTSSRTVDVQLPTVDHDFAAGHRLRLVLAATDLGYSTPATPATYQVSLPAGDTLTLPTDTALRNETTPLPLWVWLLPLAAAAVAAALTLTGARRRRDSRSQDLGLAELPLVVHGLSKRYRGSTDRYAVNDLSFRVERGQVLGLLGPNGAGKTTTMRMLMGLIRPDAGTVHVFGHPVTAGAPVLSRVGSFVEGAGFLPHLSGRANLDLYWRATGRPAADAHLDEALEIADLGEALNRPVRTYSQGMRQRLAIAQAMLGLPELLILDEPTNGLDPQQIREMRAVITRYAAGGRTVIVSSHLLAEVEQTCTHLVVMTQGRLLAAGPVAEITGNDNELLVSTGEMTSKTLDAVIAELETADGVASVTPATEEPGLLVRLDGLTVAELLSELLALDVPVVRVGPHHRLEDVFLTLTGDRA; via the coding sequence ATGCCCGACACCCCCGGTAGCACCAAGACGGTCAGCATCGACACCACCTACTTCACCGGCGGGGACAGCACCCCGCGCCCCGCCGTCCTGCTCGCGCACGGATTCGGCGGCCGCAAGGACGACATGGCCGACCAGGCCCGGTTCCTCGCGCGGCACGGCTACCGGGTGCTGACCTGGTCCGCGCGCGGCTTCGGGCGGTCGACCGGGGCGATCGGGCTGGACGCGCCGGACCGGGAGGTCACGGACGTACAGCAGCTGATCGACTGGCTCGGCCACCGGCCGGACGTGCTGCAGGACGGACCGGACGACCCACGCGTCGGGATGGCCGGAGGCTCCTACGGCGGGGCGATCGCACTGCTCACGGCCGGCTACGACAAGCGCGTCGACGCCATCGCGCCGCAGATGACCTGGTGGGACCTGAACCAGGCGCTCTTCCCCGACGGGGTGTTCAAGAAGCTGTGGACCGCGGTGTTCTTCACCGGCGACGGGCATGGCTGCCGGTTCACCGCAGAGCTGTGCCAGGTCTACCAGCACGCCGCGCTGACCGGCACCACCGACACCGCCTCGACGGCACTGCTGGAGAAGTCCAGCCCCGCCTCCGTCGCCGGCCGGATCAACGTCCCGACCCTGATCACCCAGGGCCAGAACGACTCCTTGTTCCCGCTCGCCCAGGCCGACCAGATGGCTCGCGCCATCGCCGGCAACGGCGCGCCGGTGGCCGTGGACTGGTTCTCCGGCGGGCACGACGGCGGGGACCAGGAGTCCGACCGCACCCGCGCCCGCACGCTGGCCTGGTTCGACCGCTACCTCAAGCACGACAGCAGCGTCGGCACCGGCCCGGCGTTCCGGGTCACCCGGACCGGCGGCGTCTCCATCGAAGCCGGTCAAACGGCCCAGTTCGGCGCCAGCGCGAGCAGTTACCCGACCGACATCCGCACCTCGCACCGCAACGTGACCCTGGACGGCCACCCGCAGAGCGTCGCCAACCCAGCCGGTGGGATGCCGCCCGCCCTATCCTCCGTGCCCGGACTGGGCGGCGCCCTGTCCCAGCTCAGCAGCCTGGCCGGCGGAAGCCTGCCGATCAGCCAGGACCTGCCCGGCCAGTACGCGGCGTTCCAGTCGGCGCCCCTGGACAGCGCCCTGCAACTGACAGGCGCACCCAGCACCAGGGTCACCATTGCGACGAGCAGCCGCGAACCGGCTGTGCTCTTCGCCAAGCTCTACGACGTCGCCCCGGACGGCAGCAGCATCCTGCCCCACCAACTGGTCACCCCGGTGCGGGTCACCTCCTCCCGCACCGTGGACGTACAACTGCCCACCGTCGACCATGACTTCGCCGCTGGCCACCGGCTCCGCCTGGTGCTCGCGGCCACCGACCTCGGCTACTCCACCCCCGCCACCCCGGCGACCTACCAGGTCTCGCTGCCCGCCGGGGACACCCTCACGCTCCCGACGGACACCGCACTGCGCAACGAGACCACGCCGCTGCCCCTCTGGGTCTGGCTGCTGCCGCTCGCCGCGGCGGCCGTCGCGGCCGCACTGACCCTCACCGGCGCCCGCCGCAGGCGTGACTCGCGCAGCCAGGATCTCGGGCTCGCCGAGCTGCCGCTGGTCGTGCACGGCCTGTCCAAGCGCTACCGCGGCTCGACCGACCGCTACGCGGTCAACGACCTCTCCTTCCGAGTCGAACGCGGGCAAGTCCTCGGGCTGCTCGGGCCCAACGGCGCCGGCAAGACCACGACGATGCGCATGCTGATGGGCCTGATCCGGCCCGACGCCGGCACCGTCCACGTCTTCGGCCACCCGGTCACCGCCGGCGCCCCGGTCCTGTCGCGCGTCGGCTCGTTCGTGGAGGGCGCCGGCTTCCTGCCGCACCTCAGCGGCCGCGCCAACCTGGACCTGTACTGGCGCGCCACCGGCCGCCCCGCCGCCGACGCCCACCTCGACGAAGCGCTGGAGATCGCCGACCTCGGCGAAGCGCTGAACCGACCGGTACGCACCTACTCGCAGGGCATGCGGCAGCGCCTGGCCATCGCCCAAGCCATGCTCGGCCTGCCGGAACTGCTGATCCTGGACGAGCCCACCAACGGCCTGGACCCGCAGCAGATCCGTGAGATGCGCGCCGTCATCACCCGCTACGCAGCAGGCGGCCGCACGGTCATCGTCTCCAGCCACCTCCTGGCCGAGGTCGAACAGACCTGCACCCACCTCGTCGTGATGACCCAAGGACGCCTGCTCGCCGCCGGACCGGTCGCGGAGATCACCGGCAACGACAACGAACTTCTGGTCAGCACAGGCGAGATGACCAGCAAGACACTCGACGCAGTGATCGCCGAGCTCGAAACCGCCGACGGCGTCGCCTCCGTCACGCCCGCCACCGAGGAACCCGGCCTGCTGGTCCGCCTCGACGGCCTCACCGTCGCCGAACTCCTCAGCGAGCTGCTGGCCCTGGACGTCCCCGTGGTGCGGGTCGGGCCGCACCACCGCCTGGAGGACGTATTCCTCACCCTCACCGGAGACCGCGCATGA
- a CDS encoding SDR family NAD(P)-dependent oxidoreductase: MTRNLALITGASSGIGAAYAHLLAGGYDLVLVARRADRLDSLAQELRAGGAAVEVLPADLGTSGGIAAVTDRLAAGDVRMLISNAGAGGYAPLTDVDPADIDGLLTLNAVAPVQLVRAALPGMLAAQEGSIVTVASLLAFSAGSTDRRAPRRTLYAASKAAVLAFTRTLAGELADTPIRTQVVCPGVVATEWNSGAGQSIPWAMSPEDVAAASLSGLRLGESICIPGLEDAAAALDAFHAAESALLDGGSRPAPATRYRETAAHPHGPRHG, translated from the coding sequence ATGACTCGGAACCTCGCCCTCATCACCGGCGCTTCCTCCGGCATCGGTGCCGCCTACGCACATCTCCTGGCGGGCGGCTACGACCTTGTCCTCGTAGCCCGGCGCGCCGATCGACTCGACAGCCTGGCGCAGGAGCTGCGCGCCGGCGGCGCGGCCGTCGAGGTGCTGCCCGCCGACCTCGGCACCAGCGGCGGCATCGCCGCCGTCACCGACCGCCTGGCTGCCGGTGACGTCCGCATGCTGATCAGCAATGCCGGAGCCGGTGGCTATGCGCCGCTCACCGACGTCGACCCTGCGGACATCGACGGGCTGCTCACACTCAACGCCGTCGCGCCGGTCCAGCTGGTACGCGCTGCGCTACCCGGCATGCTCGCTGCCCAGGAGGGCAGCATCGTCACCGTCGCCTCCCTGCTGGCCTTCAGCGCTGGCAGCACTGACCGCAGGGCGCCCCGGCGCACCCTGTACGCCGCATCGAAGGCCGCCGTCCTGGCCTTCACCCGCACACTTGCGGGCGAACTCGCCGACACCCCGATCCGCACGCAGGTGGTGTGCCCCGGTGTCGTCGCCACCGAGTGGAACAGCGGGGCAGGCCAGAGCATCCCCTGGGCAATGTCCCCCGAGGACGTCGCCGCAGCCAGCCTGTCGGGCTTGCGGCTGGGCGAGAGCATCTGCATCCCGGGCCTCGAGGACGCGGCCGCCGCGCTCGACGCCTTCCACGCGGCCGAGTCCGCCCTGCTGGACGGGGGCAGCCGCCCAGCCCCCGCTACCCGGTACCGTGAGACGGCCGCGCACCCGCACGGACCGCGCCACGGATAG
- a CDS encoding MarR family winged helix-turn-helix transcriptional regulator, with translation MTQNEEEPVGPDALNRVTWALRRAELAVQALKDQRLRSVGMAVSHYALLISVHTQPGLTGAELARRLNVTPQAVASLVARLEGRGQLERHEHPRHRHVQELHVTAAGREALRAADEVIAAVERQITDLLGAGPAEQLRALLNEVSEGARED, from the coding sequence GTGACACAGAACGAGGAGGAGCCCGTCGGGCCCGACGCGCTGAACCGGGTGACCTGGGCGCTCCGGCGCGCGGAACTCGCGGTGCAGGCACTGAAGGATCAGCGGTTGCGCTCCGTGGGCATGGCCGTATCGCACTACGCACTGCTGATAAGCGTCCACACCCAGCCCGGGCTGACCGGGGCGGAGTTGGCCCGCCGACTGAACGTTACCCCGCAGGCGGTCGCCTCGCTGGTGGCGCGCTTGGAGGGCCGCGGGCAATTGGAGCGCCACGAGCACCCCCGCCATCGGCACGTCCAGGAGTTGCACGTCACCGCGGCTGGGCGCGAAGCGCTGCGGGCAGCCGACGAGGTCATCGCGGCGGTCGAGCGGCAGATCACGGATCTGCTCGGTGCTGGTCCGGCGGAGCAGTTGCGGGCGCTGCTCAATGAGGTGTCCGAAGGGGCGCGCGAGGACTGA
- a CDS encoding zinc-binding dehydrogenase — translation MSEAVVAGEYGGPEVLSVVDVVVPEPGAGQVRIAVRAVGVNPVDYKMYSGAFGTDPANLPMRLGAEAAGVVTAVGAGANGPAGADLVGTDEAVDVSVELVADRSRIATIAAFERGARSGVRLLGGGPGADPGAEIRAAARLQLTEAVATGGLRVLVAGSYPLREAAAAHRKIMAGHTTGKIVLVP, via the coding sequence ATGAGCGAAGCGGTAGTGGCGGGCGAGTATGGCGGTCCCGAGGTCCTGTCCGTGGTGGACGTCGTTGTCCCGGAGCCCGGGGCGGGGCAGGTGCGCATCGCAGTGCGCGCCGTCGGCGTCAATCCGGTGGATTACAAGATGTACAGCGGTGCCTTCGGCACCGATCCGGCGAACCTGCCGATGCGGCTCGGTGCCGAGGCTGCGGGTGTGGTGACCGCGGTGGGTGCCGGCGCGAACGGCCCGGCAGGGGCCGATCTGGTGGGCACCGACGAGGCGGTCGACGTCTCCGTGGAACTCGTGGCGGATCGCTCCCGCATCGCCACGATCGCGGCGTTCGAGCGCGGGGCCCGGTCCGGCGTCAGGCTCCTCGGCGGCGGGCCCGGCGCAGACCCCGGCGCGGAGATCCGCGCTGCCGCGCGTCTGCAACTGACCGAAGCGGTGGCAACCGGGGGACTGCGCGTCCTGGTGGCGGGCAGCTACCCGCTCCGCGAGGCCGCCGCCGCGCATCGCAAGATCATGGCCGGGCACACCACTGGAAAGATCGTTCTGGTCCCCTAG
- a CDS encoding aldehyde dehydrogenase family protein, which yields MTNNNTPTITRDGVIGQDGSAVVTVDQATGAEFARYPVAGKTEADAAVAAARSVSGAWWDLGFEGRAQRLRALRREIALGGEEGAELIHAENGKPLDEARVEVLGTLEHLKYVIDNAERVLGRREVPDSPTVPNQRAWVEYQPYGVVGVIGPWNFPLLTPVAIVADALAAGNAVVLKPSQITPGVAQWLIRSWQRAVPDLPDVLQNLNGFGATGGALIEAGLDKLAFTGSVATGKTVAAQCAQTLTPVLLELGGKDGVIVAEDADLDEAAAHIVWGSMVNTGHGCISLEVAYVVESVHDELVEKISDLARKVRVGSDEDSEIGPVPLPTQTSIIRAHIKDALERGARATVGGLDAVGDHYVAPTILVGVSPEALAATEETFGPTLAIIKIADTDEAIAHINAGRYGLGSAVFSRNRGEDIARRLHTGMTSINDALVFSMNPAVPFGGRSDSGYGRKQGEEGLREFAYPHSFTVKTGPAQFSASTFGRPPGALAGALAGIRNAILAEENKQTG from the coding sequence GTGACCAACAACAACACTCCGACCATCACGCGTGACGGAGTCATCGGACAGGACGGGAGCGCGGTCGTCACCGTCGACCAGGCCACCGGAGCCGAGTTCGCCCGGTACCCCGTGGCGGGCAAGACAGAAGCGGACGCGGCCGTAGCCGCCGCTCGCTCGGTCTCCGGGGCCTGGTGGGACCTCGGATTCGAGGGCCGCGCGCAGCGGCTGCGCGCCCTGCGGCGCGAGATCGCCCTCGGCGGTGAGGAGGGCGCCGAGCTCATCCACGCCGAGAACGGCAAGCCCCTCGACGAGGCCCGTGTCGAGGTGCTCGGGACTCTGGAGCACCTGAAGTACGTCATCGACAACGCCGAGCGCGTCCTGGGGCGCCGGGAGGTCCCGGACAGCCCCACTGTGCCCAACCAGCGTGCCTGGGTCGAGTACCAGCCCTACGGTGTCGTCGGTGTCATCGGCCCCTGGAACTTCCCCTTGCTGACTCCGGTGGCCATCGTCGCCGACGCACTCGCAGCCGGAAACGCGGTCGTCCTCAAGCCCAGCCAGATCACGCCCGGCGTGGCGCAGTGGCTCATCCGAAGCTGGCAGCGTGCCGTTCCGGACCTCCCGGACGTCCTGCAGAACCTGAACGGATTCGGGGCCACCGGTGGAGCGCTCATCGAAGCCGGCCTGGACAAGCTCGCCTTCACCGGCAGCGTCGCCACGGGCAAGACCGTGGCCGCGCAGTGCGCGCAGACCCTGACCCCCGTTCTGCTGGAACTCGGCGGCAAGGACGGCGTCATCGTCGCCGAGGACGCCGACCTGGACGAAGCCGCCGCGCACATCGTCTGGGGCTCGATGGTGAACACCGGGCACGGCTGCATCAGCCTCGAAGTGGCCTACGTCGTCGAATCCGTCCACGACGAGCTCGTCGAGAAGATCAGCGACCTCGCCAGGAAGGTACGCGTCGGCAGCGACGAGGACTCCGAGATCGGGCCGGTTCCCCTGCCCACGCAGACCTCGATCATCCGGGCGCACATCAAGGACGCCCTCGAGCGCGGAGCGAGGGCCACCGTGGGCGGCCTCGACGCGGTGGGCGACCACTACGTCGCCCCCACCATCCTTGTCGGTGTGAGCCCCGAGGCCCTCGCGGCGACGGAGGAGACCTTCGGGCCGACGCTGGCCATCATCAAGATCGCCGACACCGACGAGGCCATCGCGCACATCAACGCCGGCCGGTACGGACTGGGCAGCGCCGTCTTCAGCCGCAACCGCGGGGAGGACATCGCCCGTCGCCTCCACACCGGCATGACCAGCATCAACGACGCGCTGGTGTTCTCCATGAACCCCGCCGTGCCCTTCGGCGGCCGCAGCGACAGCGGCTACGGACGCAAGCAGGGCGAGGAAGGACTCAGGGAGTTCGCCTACCCGCACTCCTTCACCGTCAAGACCGGCCCCGCCCAGTTCTCGGCCTCGACGTTCGGCAGGCCGCCGGGCGCGCTGGCTGGAGCCCTCGCCGGGATTCGCAACGCGATCCTCGCCGAGGAGAACAAGCAGACCGGCTGA
- a CDS encoding amidohydrolase family protein translates to MRIVAVEEAFSVPGAIRQEESIRQRFAVPDVMAQEWFRRLADLTELRLADMDANGVDVQVLSFSTPGLEVVEDPAEAVAVARRINDYLAKAVAEHPTRFAGFATLPLQDPQAAVVELRRAVEELGLKGVLINDHVRGHYLDEPRFRPVWAELERLGVTLYIHPAAVPADNWRVFEGYPVLVGPSWGWTATVAAHALRLIYGGVFDEFPGASVTLGHMGELLPFQMARLDSRYSQVPAEARTLQLPSYYLRNNVYVTTSGVMSHAALMGAVQAVGIDRVLFAIDYPFEETSEAVGFLRSAPYAPADVERIAHGNAERILRL, encoded by the coding sequence ATGCGTATCGTCGCCGTCGAAGAGGCTTTCTCGGTCCCGGGTGCCATCCGGCAGGAGGAATCGATCCGCCAGCGCTTCGCGGTGCCGGACGTGATGGCGCAGGAGTGGTTCCGGCGTCTGGCCGACCTGACCGAGTTGCGGCTGGCCGACATGGACGCCAACGGCGTCGACGTCCAGGTCCTGTCGTTCTCGACGCCGGGCCTGGAAGTGGTCGAGGACCCGGCCGAGGCCGTTGCCGTAGCCCGGCGGATCAACGACTACCTCGCCAAGGCGGTCGCTGAACACCCGACCCGGTTCGCGGGCTTCGCGACTCTTCCGCTGCAGGATCCGCAGGCCGCGGTCGTGGAACTGCGCCGGGCCGTGGAGGAGCTCGGCCTCAAGGGCGTGCTGATCAACGACCACGTGCGGGGCCACTACCTGGACGAGCCGCGGTTCCGGCCGGTGTGGGCCGAGCTGGAGCGCCTCGGGGTCACCCTGTACATCCACCCGGCCGCTGTTCCGGCTGACAACTGGCGCGTCTTCGAGGGGTATCCCGTGCTGGTCGGGCCCTCCTGGGGGTGGACCGCCACCGTGGCGGCCCATGCGCTCCGGCTGATCTACGGCGGTGTGTTCGACGAGTTCCCCGGCGCCTCGGTGACGTTGGGTCACATGGGAGAGCTGCTGCCGTTCCAGATGGCCCGGCTCGACAGCCGCTACAGCCAGGTGCCCGCCGAGGCCAGGACACTGCAACTGCCCTCGTACTACCTGCGCAACAACGTGTACGTGACCACGAGCGGAGTCATGTCGCACGCCGCGCTGATGGGAGCCGTCCAGGCCGTCGGTATCGACCGGGTGCTGTTCGCCATCGACTACCCGTTCGAGGAGACCAGCGAAGCGGTTGGGTTCCTGCGTTCCGCGCCGTACGCGCCGGCCGATGTCGAGCGCATAGCGCACGGCAATGCGGAGCGCATCCTGCGGCTGTGA
- a CDS encoding NADP-dependent oxidoreductase: MPRAVRFAQYGGVDVLDVVEVDRPTPGERQLLVKVVAAGINPGEAMIRQGFLRDRFPATFPSGQGSDLAGVVEELGVGATGFAVGDEVIGFTDKRASHAEYVIAEQGQLIHRPAGVPWEQAGALFVAGVTAYAAVRAVGVKLGDTVVVSGAAGGVGSLVVQLARHAGATVIGLAGESHHAWLAEHGALPVTYGEGAGDRIRAVTGGRVDAFIDTFGAPYIELALELGVSGARINTIIDFQGAAKHGTKADGSAAAASADVLRELAALIAGGDLEIPIAGVYRLDEVREAFRELERRHTNGKIVLKP, from the coding sequence ATGCCCAGAGCAGTGCGGTTCGCGCAGTACGGCGGCGTGGACGTCTTGGACGTGGTGGAGGTCGACCGGCCCACGCCCGGTGAGCGGCAGTTGCTGGTGAAGGTGGTCGCCGCCGGTATCAACCCGGGCGAGGCCATGATCCGGCAGGGGTTCCTGCGCGACAGGTTTCCTGCGACGTTCCCCTCCGGTCAGGGCAGCGACCTCGCCGGAGTCGTAGAGGAGCTCGGCGTCGGCGCCACCGGATTCGCGGTGGGCGACGAGGTGATCGGCTTCACCGACAAGCGGGCGAGTCACGCCGAGTACGTGATCGCGGAGCAGGGCCAGCTCATCCATCGACCGGCGGGTGTCCCGTGGGAGCAGGCCGGTGCGCTGTTCGTCGCGGGCGTCACCGCGTACGCGGCGGTGCGCGCGGTCGGGGTGAAGCTCGGCGACACGGTGGTCGTCTCCGGTGCCGCGGGCGGTGTGGGGTCCCTGGTCGTCCAGCTCGCCCGCCACGCCGGGGCGACCGTCATCGGGCTGGCCGGCGAGTCCCACCACGCATGGCTGGCCGAGCACGGAGCGCTGCCCGTGACCTACGGCGAGGGCGCCGGAGACCGGATCCGCGCTGTTACCGGCGGCAGGGTCGACGCGTTCATCGACACGTTCGGCGCTCCCTACATCGAGCTTGCCCTGGAACTCGGCGTGTCCGGCGCACGGATCAACACGATCATCGATTTCCAGGGCGCGGCGAAGCACGGCACCAAGGCGGACGGCAGCGCGGCGGCGGCCAGCGCCGACGTGCTGCGGGAGCTCGCCGCGCTGATCGCCGGTGGGGACCTGGAGATACCCATCGCCGGTGTCTACCGGCTCGACGAAGTCCGCGAAGCCTTTCGCGAGCTGGAACGCCGGCACACGAACGGAAAGATCGTTCTCAAGCCCTGA